From a single Bacillus pumilus genomic region:
- a CDS encoding universal stress protein — MFQADRMVVAFDGHEDSKKALKKAIALAKTLHAELTVAYAYDSKSSRQVFDAPRPMTGGAYIGGGTADLQTPPVYVPHDEQQSPLIFEDHTEEVVAEARMLLNEEQFEAAIDIVEGEPAEAIIKYAEDISADLIVMGARDQSRLKKMLFGSVSEKLSSKSDIPVLIVK; from the coding sequence TTGTTTCAAGCTGATCGGATGGTCGTTGCGTTTGATGGACATGAAGACAGTAAGAAAGCATTAAAAAAGGCAATCGCTTTAGCCAAAACCTTGCATGCCGAGCTGACCGTTGCCTACGCCTATGATAGCAAATCAAGCAGACAGGTGTTTGATGCACCTCGCCCAATGACTGGTGGAGCTTATATCGGTGGCGGCACAGCAGATCTTCAAACACCCCCTGTATATGTACCTCATGATGAACAGCAAAGCCCCTTGATTTTTGAAGATCATACAGAAGAAGTCGTTGCAGAAGCAAGAATGCTTTTAAATGAGGAGCAGTTTGAAGCTGCCATTGACATTGTTGAGGGGGAACCAGCGGAAGCGATTATTAAATATGCTGAAGACATATCAGCAGACCTCATCGTCATGGGAGCACGTGACCAAAGTAGATTGAAAAAAATGCTATTTGGCAGTGTAAGTGAAAAGTTATCATCAAAATCAGATATACCTGTGCTTATTGTAAAATAA
- a CDS encoding ABC transporter ATP-binding protein: MTTGRRLLAYALLYKKVLSVALIFLIIAVGAELTGPFIGKKMIDDHILGVEKPYVEVNEKTDKTVYYQGNNYIRSDRLDNGMEPGKQINVVQVGFGYYFVNEPIHFDGNRKISGDQLTIENGKERETYQVQRLSKEEIFSFYQPEISGLVQLVLFYLGLLVIAIFFQYAQHYLLQRIANRIIQKMRVDVFEHIQTLPIRYFDNLPAGKVVARITNDTETIRDLYVTVLANFVTSAIYMIGIYIAMFLLNVKLALICLVAVPIIFLWSMTYRKFASVYNHRIRSIISDINAKLNEAIQGMTIIQAFRHEKVTKEEFDELNNNHFRYQRKMLHLNSLLSHNLVNLLRNLAYVALIWYFGGASLSATGIVSIGVLYAFVDYLNRLFQPITGIVNQFSRLELARVSSERVFRLLDEPGTTVEEPVEKEMEGHVQFQDVTFAYNEGKNVLKNITFEAKKGQTVALVGHTGSGKSSIMNLLLRFYDIQQGDILIDGESIYHQSRQTLRKQMGIVLQDPYLFSGTIASNVSLGNEDIKRETIESSLKQVGATELLKHLPEGFDEPVVEKGSTLSSGERQLISFARALAYDPAILILDEATANIDTETEAIIQRALDVVKEGRTTFVIAHRLSTIKKADTILVLEKGEIVERGSHDQLMQQEGLYAQMYELQKGTVANSR, encoded by the coding sequence ATGACAACAGGAAGAAGACTCCTTGCCTACGCACTCCTATATAAGAAAGTACTGTCTGTTGCCTTGATCTTTCTCATCATTGCAGTAGGTGCTGAGCTGACAGGACCTTTTATTGGGAAGAAAATGATTGATGATCATATTTTAGGTGTAGAAAAGCCGTATGTCGAGGTCAATGAAAAAACAGATAAAACCGTTTATTACCAGGGAAATAACTATATACGAAGCGATCGATTAGACAATGGGATGGAACCGGGAAAACAAATCAATGTCGTGCAAGTCGGATTCGGTTACTATTTTGTGAATGAGCCGATTCACTTTGATGGAAACCGAAAGATCTCGGGAGATCAGCTCACCATTGAAAACGGAAAAGAGCGCGAGACCTATCAAGTACAGCGTTTATCAAAAGAGGAAATTTTCTCTTTTTATCAGCCGGAAATCAGTGGTTTGGTCCAGCTTGTGTTATTTTACCTAGGGCTTCTCGTCATTGCGATTTTCTTTCAGTATGCACAGCATTATTTGCTTCAGCGGATAGCCAATCGAATTATTCAAAAAATGAGGGTAGATGTATTTGAACATATTCAAACGCTGCCTATCCGGTATTTTGATAATTTACCGGCTGGAAAGGTTGTAGCGAGGATTACCAATGATACAGAAACCATTCGTGATTTATATGTAACAGTTCTCGCTAATTTCGTAACGAGTGCGATTTACATGATTGGGATTTATATTGCCATGTTTTTATTAAATGTGAAGCTGGCACTCATTTGTTTGGTGGCGGTACCGATTATTTTCTTATGGTCGATGACCTACAGAAAGTTCGCATCAGTGTATAATCACCGTATTCGTTCCATCATTAGTGACATCAATGCGAAGCTAAATGAAGCGATTCAAGGGATGACCATCATTCAAGCGTTTCGCCATGAAAAAGTGACGAAAGAGGAATTCGATGAGCTGAACAACAATCACTTTCGTTATCAGCGAAAGATGCTTCATTTAAATTCACTTCTGTCTCATAACTTGGTAAACCTGCTTCGGAATTTAGCATATGTGGCACTCATTTGGTATTTTGGCGGTGCATCCTTAAGTGCGACGGGCATTGTGTCAATTGGTGTGCTCTATGCATTTGTCGATTATTTAAATCGATTATTTCAGCCGATTACAGGCATTGTGAATCAATTTTCGAGATTAGAATTAGCAAGGGTCTCATCCGAAAGGGTTTTCCGATTACTAGATGAGCCCGGAACAACAGTAGAAGAACCTGTTGAGAAGGAAATGGAGGGACACGTTCAGTTCCAAGATGTCACCTTTGCTTATAATGAAGGGAAAAATGTATTAAAAAACATTACGTTTGAGGCCAAAAAAGGCCAAACGGTTGCCCTTGTGGGGCATACTGGTTCTGGGAAAAGCTCGATTATGAACTTGCTTTTGCGTTTTTATGATATTCAGCAAGGAGACATTCTCATAGATGGGGAAAGCATTTATCACCAGTCACGCCAAACGCTACGTAAACAAATGGGCATTGTGCTTCAAGACCCGTATTTATTTTCTGGAACGATTGCATCCAATGTCAGCTTAGGAAATGAAGACATTAAAAGAGAAACGATTGAATCCTCATTAAAGCAAGTAGGCGCAACAGAGTTATTGAAGCACCTGCCAGAGGGATTCGATGAACCAGTCGTTGAAAAGGGAAGTACTCTTTCCTCAGGAGAACGTCAGTTAATCTCATTTGCCCGTGCACTAGCGTATGATCCAGCGATCTTAATTTTAGATGAAGCCACCGCAAACATTGACACAGAAACAGAAGCGATCATTCAGCGAGCGCTTGATGTCGTCAAAGAAGGTAGAACGACTTTTGTCATTGCTCACCGATTATCCACTATTAAGAAAGCTGATACGATTTTGGTATTAGAAAAAGGTGAAATTGTCGAGCGAGGCAGTCATGATCAACTCATGCAGCAAGAAGGGCTGTATGCGCAAATGTACGAACTGCAAAAGGGTACTGTGGCAAACAGCAGATGA
- a CDS encoding ABC transporter ATP-binding protein has protein sequence MFSVFAKLGWFFKQEWRRYTIAITLLLIVNVLEMLPPRYLGQAVDDIRSGQFTTSSIVFYVTIFCLLGVVVYTLTYFWMYQLFGGANVMERVMRGKLMRHLLKMTPTFYEKKKTGNLMALGTNDLNAVALTTGFGVLTLVDSTAYMLMIFFTMGLTISWKLTLMAIIPMPLMALLIAFYGSKIHDRFTVAQDAFGDMNDRVLESVAGVRVIRSFVQEKQDVERFRQMTDDVFQKNMRVAIIDSLFEPTVKLLVGISYLIGIGYGAYLVFQSDLTIGELVAFNVYLGMMIWPMFAIGELINIMQRGNASLDRLNHTLSYKPDVTDASHTKTLQEPGDIQFDHVTFRYPTSSKDNLIDVSFTVQKGQTIGITGKTGSGKTTIVKQLLRQYPTGDGQILLSGVPIQEIELDQLFQWIGYVPQDHILFSKSVEENMRFGHRDAKQDELAQAIKDAYFEKDLRLLPEGLETMVGEKGVALSGGQKQRISIARALLIDPDILILDDSLSAVDAKTETAILENLRQNRHGKTTFITTHRLSAVEHADLILVMEEGRIVQKGTHEELIQQDGWYKEQFLRQQLTNQLEGGDEA, from the coding sequence ATGTTTTCAGTTTTCGCAAAATTAGGCTGGTTCTTTAAACAAGAGTGGAGGCGTTATACGATCGCCATTACGCTCCTGCTCATTGTGAATGTGCTTGAAATGCTGCCGCCAAGGTATCTTGGGCAGGCAGTTGATGATATTCGTTCAGGTCAATTTACAACATCCAGTATTGTGTTTTATGTTACCATTTTTTGCTTACTAGGTGTCGTCGTCTATACACTTACATACTTTTGGATGTACCAGTTATTTGGCGGCGCAAATGTCATGGAGCGTGTGATGCGCGGGAAACTCATGCGTCACTTACTTAAAATGACACCTACCTTCTATGAAAAGAAAAAAACCGGAAACTTAATGGCATTAGGTACAAATGATTTGAATGCTGTGGCTCTAACGACTGGTTTTGGCGTTCTGACATTGGTTGATTCCACTGCCTATATGCTAATGATCTTTTTTACGATGGGACTGACGATTAGCTGGAAATTAACCTTAATGGCGATCATCCCTATGCCGCTGATGGCGCTCTTGATTGCGTTTTATGGAAGTAAGATTCATGATCGCTTTACAGTCGCTCAAGATGCATTTGGTGATATGAACGATCGCGTCCTTGAATCAGTCGCAGGCGTCCGGGTCATCCGATCTTTTGTACAGGAGAAACAGGACGTCGAACGCTTTCGCCAAATGACCGATGACGTATTTCAAAAAAACATGCGAGTGGCAATCATCGACTCATTATTTGAGCCGACAGTGAAATTACTTGTAGGGATCAGTTACTTAATTGGAATTGGCTACGGAGCCTATCTTGTGTTCCAAAGTGATTTAACGATTGGTGAGCTTGTCGCATTTAACGTTTATCTTGGTATGATGATCTGGCCAATGTTTGCGATCGGCGAATTGATTAATATTATGCAGAGAGGAAATGCGTCGTTAGACCGGTTGAATCATACACTCAGCTACAAGCCGGATGTCACAGACGCTTCTCACACAAAAACGTTACAAGAGCCTGGGGATATTCAGTTTGATCATGTGACTTTCAGGTATCCAACGTCCTCTAAAGATAATTTAATAGATGTGTCCTTTACAGTACAAAAAGGGCAGACGATTGGGATTACAGGCAAAACAGGAAGCGGCAAAACCACTATCGTAAAACAGCTATTGCGCCAGTATCCAACGGGTGATGGTCAAATACTACTATCAGGTGTTCCAATCCAAGAGATTGAATTGGATCAGCTATTTCAATGGATCGGGTACGTACCGCAGGATCATATTCTTTTTTCAAAAAGTGTAGAAGAGAATATGCGCTTTGGTCATCGGGATGCAAAACAAGATGAATTGGCACAAGCGATCAAGGACGCTTATTTTGAAAAGGATTTACGCCTTTTGCCAGAGGGTCTCGAAACGATGGTTGGGGAAAAAGGTGTGGCACTATCAGGCGGACAAAAGCAGCGAATTTCTATCGCACGTGCCCTATTAATCGACCCTGACATTTTGATTTTGGATGACTCGCTTTCTGCGGTAGATGCAAAAACAGAAACCGCTATTTTAGAAAATTTAAGGCAAAATCGTCATGGGAAAACGACATTTATTACGACTCATCGTCTATCAGCTGTTGAGCATGCGGATCTCATACTTGTCATGGAAGAAGGCCGCATTGTCCAAAAGGGCACTCACGAAGAGCTTATTCAGCAAGATGGATGGTACAAAGAACAATTTCTGCGTCAGCAGCTGACAAATCAGCTGGAAGGAGGGGATGAGGCATGA